The following proteins are encoded in a genomic region of Dyadobacter sp. UC 10:
- a CDS encoding GNAT family N-acetyltransferase, with protein sequence MDEIRLIVETPRLYIREFNMEDLMGLHTICSDQDLMRFIGDGKPLTIEQVKEWVFVTKNNYKSKGFGNYAIVSKLNDELIGYCGLVYSKHIDKIELIYALKKQYWNLGLATEASAKMLEFGLNTLKLREIYASIDPENKASGKVLSKLGFSFLYQQDDEFGYATHYYRITQTDLF encoded by the coding sequence ATGGATGAGATACGATTAATTGTCGAAACGCCAAGGTTGTACATCAGGGAGTTTAATATGGAAGACCTAATGGGATTGCATACGATTTGCAGTGATCAGGATTTGATGCGGTTTATAGGTGACGGCAAACCTTTGACCATTGAACAGGTCAAAGAATGGGTATTCGTCACTAAAAACAATTACAAAAGCAAGGGGTTTGGCAACTATGCGATTGTGTCTAAGCTGAACGATGAGCTGATTGGATATTGCGGACTTGTGTATTCAAAACATATCGATAAAATCGAATTGATCTACGCGTTGAAGAAGCAATACTGGAACCTGGGACTTGCAACCGAAGCCAGCGCTAAAATGCTTGAATTTGGACTGAATACTTTAAAGCTCCGCGAAATTTATGCGTCTATCGACCCGGAAAATAAAGCCTCCGGTAAGGTTCTGAGCAAACTGGGTTTTAGTTTTTTGTATCAGCAAGATGACGAGTTCGGGTATGCCACCCATTATTACAGGATCACACAGACTGATCTTTTTTAA